TCTGCCCGCAGATGGGCAGTCAGAGCAGTGGAAGAAAGGAAAGTGTTTCTGCAAAAGAGGTTACGCGCAAATGGTCAAGGGGTCAAGCGTTTTTCCGCCAGCTGCAGGAAAAGAAAAGGGATAGGGTGAAGAAGATGACGCATGCGCAGGAGTCGGTTGGACATTGATGACGGCAGATTCGCCAGATACGTCGCAGCGGCGAGCGACTGCTCAAAAACGAAGAGATTTTCACACAAAGCCCACAAAGGCGCAAAGAAAGGCAAAGGGAAAAGCAGTTTCCACCGCGAATGAACACGAATATGCACGAATGGGGAAATTTCACGCAAAGACTGTGGGGAGGGGAAACCGGAAGAGCTTAACCACGGAAATCACGGAAGACACGGAAGTTACCGCGAATAGACGCGAATGGAAAGGCAGGATCTCACGCCCGTTCGCTGCGCTCACTCAAGTCGCGAAGACGCCAAGGAAAAGCAGCAACGAGCGACTGCTCAAAAACGAAGAGATTTTCACACAAAGCCCGCAAAGGCGCAAAGAAAGGCAAAGGGAAAAGCAGTTTCCACCGCGAATGAACACGAATAAACGCGAATGGGGGAGAAAACCATCAAGACAGGTTTCTCGCCAAGCCGCGAAGTCGCCAAGGAAAAGCAGCGACGAGCGACTGCTCAAAAACGAAGAGATTTTCACACAAAGCCCACAAAGGCGCAAAGAAAGGCAAAGGGAAAAGCAGTTTCCACCGCGAATGAACACGAATATGCACGAATGGGGAAATTTCACGCAAAGACTGTGGGGAGGGGAAACCGGAAGAGCTTTAACCACGGAAATCACGGAAGAAACAGAAGTTACCGCGAATAAACGCGAATAAACGCGAATGGAAAGGCAGGATCTCACGCCCGTTCGCTGCGCTCACTCAAGTCGTGAAGACGCAAAGAAAAATACAAGGTTAACTGATTTGGCTGCCCATCTTCTTTGCGTTCTCAGCGGCTTTGCGAGAGGAGATTGTCTTTTCTGAAAAGATAATTTTAAAGAAAGTGTCTTTCAGTACCTTAAAACACGCAGGCAATTGAAAAGTTCTCAGGTGCAAGGCGAGCAACGAGCCGGAAAAACGGGCGCTCGGGGGGCGCGTAACTTCAGTCGCAAGTTGAGTATTTTGTTGCAGATGCTATTTCCTGGCCGTAGCGCACGGGCTGATGCGCTGCCAGGTACAGCATCTATGCCAGTGAACCGCCGTTTGCAAGCGTCTCCCGTTCCTCGCGGTCCAGCAGATCAAGACTCAGACGGTTGCCGGAAAACTTCAGGGCCATGTCCGCAAATTCGGGATCGGGGTTATTTTCCGGGTCAGGGAAGCCCATGGATTTCAGGAAGTCGAAAATAGCTGTTATTGACCTCTCTTCCTGGGCAGGGTCAGGGTGCTCGTAATTGTGTGCGACAAATAAGAGGAATTTTGTGTATTGTAACGTTTCACTGACAAGGCTGCGAATGGTCTGATCACGGAAGACTGGTTCATCACTGTCGAGCATATCAAAGAGATTCACGGCTGCTTTTTCATCTCCCAATACTCGGGCAGTGTCACCGCTCATCACCAGGTAGAACGGATCGCGCTCACCATCTCCAAGGATTTCCTGTATTCTTTCGGCAATCAATTCCAGGTTCTGTTCAATCGTGCCAGCGATGTTTATGATCTGATTGCCACAAGGCATATCAATGCGCGCAGGCATTTTCTTTGCCGCGATTTCCGCGTCATAGCGTTCCAATGCTTCCAGACTCAGTTGAACATCGTCCTGACACTGCGCCCGCTGGGCCTGGATTTCCGGCGGAGAGTATGCCTGTCTTGCTGACGAGTAGCCGTGAAGGGGGGAGTAGATATTGATGCCGCTGATGATTGACATGGTGCGTCCTCCGAATGCAGGGTTGGTTTGCAGGCTTCACTTTTCGCACTGATGCAAACCTTGCAATTCACCTGCCATATTGATCGATGGAGTACATGTTGATGGTTGGGGCTGATGTGTGAATGATTGCTCGTTTTGCTGTAATGTTATTTGAGTGAGCAACTTAGCCTGCAGTGATTTTTCTCTTATTTTTGATTTTACATAGTCGAGCCTGCCGTTTGTTTCCGGCAGGCTCGACGAATGAAGCGCGAAAATTATTCTGCTCAGTTAATGTTTTCCGGCCAGAAGGTGTAGTAAACAGTGACGGAATTATTATTTACCACCGGCGGATTGTACAGCGGTGCGCCTTCCACGAGGGCATTAACCATATACACAAAAAGTGCGCCATTGCCCGCCATGAAATCATAGACACTCAGGTTTTGAAGTGTCCCCTGATGTGCTGGCAATGGTATCATGTACCATAGCCCATCCCAATAGTGTTGGAATGCCAGGTAAGCCTCAAAGTACCAATCCCAGTCGTTCAGGGTAGAGCTATAATGATAGTCGGCATGGCTTACCATAGCTTGAGGAGGCACATAGGTCAGGGGCATAAGGGGGCCAACAAAATACTGCTGTTTGGCTGTATAGACGGTAGTTCCTGACGAAGATCTGCTCCAATATCCTTGGACAGATGAGATGGACGCATCGCCGTCATTCTGTCTCAGGTTTTCCTGCTGCGCTCGCTCCAATGCCTCGATCAGGGCGGGATCCTCGATTCTGATGGGCTCGATGGGTGGTGGCTTCATCTCGCCGCCATGGGCGGTTGCGGCAAGGAACATGATGGTCAACAGGGTGAGAATCCAGGGAAACTTTTGCATAACTCTTCCTCCAGTGGTTTATGGTGAATAGATTTCGGCCTACCGGAAAGAATTTCTTTCCCTCCTCCTTTCTTTTCATTTTTCTGTGGTTAGTCAGTATTGATATAGTTTAGCTGAAATTATTTTAACTTCAACTACCCGAACGGGTACATTTGTCGGGTTAAGTTTAAAGGGCTGCTTTAGGGAGGTGTGTCCTTTGGACGTGACCAGTCAGGGTCCGCGGGCCAAATGGAAGCGGGAAAGGTATTTATCTCTTGTGAGGGCGCAAGGGAAGTAATGGGAAAGAATGCAAGAAGAGTCTTCCGCTCCGCGTGCTTCGCGTCTCAAGTGAGCGTAGCGAACGGGCGAGATATTGCCTTTTTCTGTGGCTGATTCTGTTGCCTTGGTGGCCTGTGTGAGACGGGCTTTTCCTCGTGCCTGCACCATGAGTGGTCAGGAACCGTAAAGAGTTGCTACTGGATGAGCCCGGCGCGGAGGGCCTTGGCTATGGCGTGGTGGCGATTCACGGCATCGAGTTTCTGATAGATGCGCTTCAGGTGGTATTTGACGGTGTCGCGAGAGATGGCGAGGATCATGGAGATTTCTTCTGTGGATTTTCCCTCGGCTGTCCAGAACAGGAGTTCGCGTTCGCGCTCACTGAGGTTTGTGTCTGGTATGTCCTGGCGGTGGGCAATGCGGACACTGGCGCTGTGGATCAGCGGGGCCAGCAGGGGGAGCACCCGGCATGCCAGGGAGGAAATTGCGTGGATCTGTTGTCTGGAGCCAGCCAGGCTGATGAGTGTGCGATTGCCTGCTCCGTAGCCGATACTGATGCCGTCGGTCAGTCCGTGGCGGCTGGCTTCCAGGAGTGCGGGATTCGGTGAGTGCCGGTTTTGTGTCTGGCTCCAGCGCAGAGGCTCAGGAGAGCGTCTGACCTGCTGAAAGACGGGGTCGGTACGCCAGAGTTTCCTGACGACATAGGTTTCCAGCCATGGCTCAGGGCACTGATGCTGAACCAGCGTCTGAAACAGGGGTTGCTCTTCCTGGAATTCCACCAGGCAGATGATGGCGCAGGTAAAATCCAGGCAGTTTCCCAGAGTACTCAGCAGTGAGTGCATGCTGTCCTGGTCTTCTATGTTCAGGGCCTGTTGGATGGCCGTGCAGGCCAGCAGCAGGTCACTTCTGGAAAGTTCGCGGAGGCTCATGGGGATTGTCTCCGGAGCGTTCAGCTCTCAGGAGGCTATTGCCC
This portion of the Desulfurispirillum indicum S5 genome encodes:
- a CDS encoding LuxR C-terminal-related transcriptional regulator, translating into MSLRELSRSDLLLACTAIQQALNIEDQDSMHSLLSTLGNCLDFTCAIICLVEFQEEQPLFQTLVQHQCPEPWLETYVVRKLWRTDPVFQQVRRSPEPLRWSQTQNRHSPNPALLEASRHGLTDGISIGYGAGNRTLISLAGSRQQIHAISSLACRVLPLLAPLIHSASVRIAHRQDIPDTNLSERERELLFWTAEGKSTEEISMILAISRDTVKYHLKRIYQKLDAVNRHHAIAKALRAGLIQ